From Streptomyces fungicidicus, one genomic window encodes:
- a CDS encoding sugar ABC transporter permease yields MSTPTVTTTAPADRPADDSTPPRRTPRRGESGPLARLASHGILTVASLIALFPVAWLVFLSLGPDKDDYLRPGGIWGKMTLDNYSFVLQNTSFFDWLKSSLIVSLGTTVIGVMVAATTGYAVSRMRFPGYKKFMWVLLLTQMFPVAVLMVPMYQILSDLQLVDSYLGLILVYCTTAVPYCAWLMKGYFDTIPFEIDEAGRVDGLTPFGTFARLILPLAKPGLAVAAFYSFITAFGEVAFATTFMLDDEKYTLAVGLQSFVSEHDAQRNLMAATAVLIAIPVSAFFYLVQKNLVTGLTAGGTKG; encoded by the coding sequence ATGAGCACCCCTACTGTCACCACCACTGCTCCGGCGGACCGGCCTGCCGACGACAGCACCCCGCCGCGCAGGACGCCCCGGCGCGGTGAGAGCGGCCCCCTGGCCCGCCTCGCCTCGCACGGCATCCTGACCGTGGCCAGTCTGATCGCGCTGTTCCCGGTCGCCTGGCTGGTCTTCCTGTCCCTCGGCCCCGACAAGGACGACTATCTGCGTCCCGGCGGCATCTGGGGCAAGATGACGCTCGACAACTACTCGTTCGTGCTGCAGAACACGAGCTTCTTCGACTGGCTGAAGAGCTCGCTGATCGTCTCGCTCGGCACCACCGTCATCGGCGTCATGGTCGCCGCCACCACCGGCTACGCGGTCTCCCGCATGCGCTTCCCGGGCTACAAGAAGTTCATGTGGGTGCTCCTGCTCACCCAGATGTTCCCGGTGGCCGTCCTGATGGTCCCGATGTACCAGATCCTCTCGGACCTGCAGCTCGTCGACAGCTACCTCGGCCTCATCCTCGTCTACTGCACCACGGCGGTGCCGTACTGCGCCTGGCTGATGAAGGGCTACTTCGACACCATCCCGTTCGAGATCGACGAGGCGGGACGCGTCGACGGACTGACGCCCTTCGGCACCTTCGCGCGGCTGATCCTCCCGCTCGCCAAGCCCGGCCTGGCGGTCGCCGCCTTCTACAGCTTCATCACCGCGTTCGGCGAGGTCGCCTTCGCCACGACGTTCATGCTCGACGACGAGAAGTACACGCTCGCCGTCGGTCTGCAGAGCTTCGTCAGCGAGCACGACGCACAGCGCAACCTCATGGCCGCCACCGCGGTCCTGATCGCCATACCGGTCTCCGCGTTCTTCTACCTCGTGCAGAAGAACCTGGTCACCGGCCTCACCGCGGGCGGCACGAAGGGCTGA
- a CDS encoding VOC family protein, with protein sequence MDMTLEVIPLPVSDIDRARDFYRDKVGFHVDIDQEVMPGMRIVQLTPPGSGCSIALGETLWESTPGQTPAPGTYQGLQLCVADIRKAHAELVERGLDVSEPVRYAESDGATFMYFTDPDGNGWAVQEYRKRATEPLHRVLGGPAGA encoded by the coding sequence ATGGACATGACCCTCGAAGTGATCCCGCTCCCGGTGAGCGACATCGACCGGGCCAGGGACTTCTACCGGGACAAGGTCGGCTTCCACGTCGACATCGACCAGGAGGTCATGCCGGGCATGCGCATCGTCCAGCTGACCCCGCCGGGCTCCGGCTGCTCGATCGCCCTCGGCGAGACGCTGTGGGAATCGACCCCCGGGCAGACCCCGGCGCCCGGCACCTACCAGGGGCTCCAGCTCTGCGTCGCCGACATCAGGAAGGCCCACGCGGAACTGGTCGAACGGGGCCTGGACGTCTCCGAGCCGGTCCGGTACGCCGAGTCGGACGGCGCCACCTTCATGTACTTCACCGACCCGGACGGCAACGGCTGGGCGGTACAGGAGTACCGCAAACGGGCGACGGAGCCGCTGCACCGGGTGCTGGGGGGCCCGGCGGGGGCGTAG
- a CDS encoding bifunctional [glutamine synthetase] adenylyltransferase/[glutamine synthetase]-adenylyl-L-tyrosine phosphorylase: protein MTSAPGRRSSTFTRLLRHGFTDPSAAEQLLDSEGLAAVRSDPVLLDALGATADPDLALHGLVRLLEAQQGGTARQELLDTLIAAKPLRDRLLGVLGASEALADHLARHPSDWQALVTYEPRDLHPGVEEFERGLAEATDPVSLRVAYRRCLLSIAARDVCGTIQVDQTAAELADLATATLRAALALAGADAPEDAAMCRLAVIAMGKCGGHELNYVSDVDVIFVGEAVDGADEDKAVRAAGRLAAHMMRICSETTVEGSIWPVDANLRPEGRNGPLVRTLASHLAYYQRWAKTWEFQALLKARPVAGDLALGEEYVAALEPLVWGAAERENFVADVQKMRRRVVENIPASEIDRQLKLGPGGLRDVEFAVQLLQLVHGRADGSLRSGTTLDALKALATGGYVGRTDAAQLDDAYRFLRTMEHRIQLYRLRRTHLVPEDEAGLRRLGRSLGLRTDPVATLNREWRRHASVVRRLHEKLFYRPLLDAVAALAPGEARLSAEAARERMVALGYEDPAAALRHLEALASGVTRKAAIQRTLLPVLLGWFAESADPDAGLLNFRKVSDALGKTPWYLRLLRDEGAAAENLARVLSAGRLAPDLLMRAPEAVALLGDGDGGLRPRSRAHLEQEMLAAVRRADNAVQGVTAARGVRRRELFRTSAADIVGSYGTESQPAEADQGALVDLVGGAVSDLTAATLAGTLRAVVREGWGDTLPTRFAIIGMGRFGGHELGYGSDADVLFVHEPRDGVDEREAAEAAGKVVAEMRRLLQIPSADPPLLIDADLRPEGKSGPLVRTLKSYEAYYRRWSLVWERHALLRAEHVAGDEELGRRFTELIDPLRYPADGLDEEAIREIRRLKARMESERLPRGADPKLHAKLGPGGLSDVEWTVQLLQLRHGAGEPGLRTTRTREALAAARAAGLISEEDTAVLDEAWVLASRVRNAVMLVRGRAGDTFPTVPRELSAVGRYLGYGPGHAGDMLDAYRRTARRARGVVEELFYGGA, encoded by the coding sequence ATGACGTCGGCGCCGGGGCGCAGGAGCAGTACCTTCACTCGGCTGCTGCGGCACGGCTTCACCGATCCGTCCGCCGCCGAGCAGCTGCTCGACAGCGAGGGGCTGGCGGCCGTGCGCAGCGACCCCGTCCTGCTGGACGCCCTCGGCGCGACCGCCGACCCCGACCTCGCGCTGCACGGTCTGGTGCGGCTGCTGGAGGCGCAGCAGGGCGGCACCGCCCGGCAGGAGCTGCTGGACACGCTGATAGCCGCCAAGCCGCTGCGGGACCGGCTGCTCGGGGTGCTGGGCGCGTCCGAGGCGCTGGCCGACCACCTGGCCCGGCACCCGAGCGACTGGCAGGCCCTCGTCACCTACGAGCCACGCGACCTGCACCCGGGCGTGGAGGAGTTCGAGCGGGGACTCGCCGAGGCCACCGACCCGGTGTCCCTGCGCGTCGCCTACCGGCGCTGTCTGCTGTCCATCGCCGCCCGGGACGTCTGCGGCACGATCCAGGTCGACCAGACCGCCGCCGAGCTCGCCGACCTCGCCACCGCCACCCTGCGCGCCGCCCTCGCCCTCGCCGGGGCCGATGCGCCCGAGGACGCCGCGATGTGCCGGCTCGCGGTGATCGCGATGGGCAAGTGCGGGGGACACGAGCTGAACTACGTCTCCGACGTCGACGTGATCTTCGTCGGCGAGGCCGTCGACGGGGCCGACGAGGACAAGGCGGTGCGGGCCGCGGGACGGCTCGCCGCGCACATGATGCGGATCTGCTCCGAGACCACCGTCGAGGGCTCCATCTGGCCCGTCGACGCCAATCTGCGGCCCGAGGGGCGCAACGGGCCCCTGGTGCGCACCCTCGCCTCCCACCTCGCCTACTACCAGCGCTGGGCCAAGACCTGGGAGTTCCAGGCGCTGCTCAAGGCCCGCCCGGTCGCCGGCGACCTCGCGCTCGGCGAGGAGTACGTCGCCGCGCTCGAGCCGCTGGTGTGGGGGGCCGCCGAGCGGGAGAACTTCGTCGCCGACGTGCAGAAGATGCGCCGCCGGGTCGTCGAGAACATCCCCGCCTCCGAGATCGACCGCCAGCTGAAGCTGGGGCCGGGCGGACTGCGGGACGTCGAGTTCGCGGTGCAGCTGCTCCAGCTGGTGCACGGCCGTGCCGACGGCTCGCTGCGCAGCGGCACCACCCTCGACGCGCTGAAGGCCCTCGCCACCGGCGGCTACGTCGGCCGGACGGACGCCGCCCAGCTCGACGACGCCTACCGCTTCCTGCGCACCATGGAGCACCGCATCCAGCTGTACCGGCTGCGCCGCACCCATCTCGTCCCCGAGGACGAGGCCGGACTGCGCCGCCTGGGCCGCTCCCTCGGCCTGCGCACCGACCCGGTCGCCACCCTGAACCGGGAGTGGCGGCGGCACGCCTCCGTCGTACGGCGGCTGCACGAGAAGCTGTTCTACCGGCCGCTGCTCGACGCCGTCGCCGCGCTCGCCCCCGGGGAGGCCCGGCTCAGCGCGGAGGCCGCCAGGGAACGCATGGTGGCCCTCGGCTACGAGGACCCGGCCGCCGCGCTGCGGCACCTGGAGGCGCTGGCGTCCGGCGTCACCCGCAAGGCGGCCATCCAGCGCACCCTGCTGCCCGTGCTGCTGGGCTGGTTCGCGGAGTCCGCCGACCCGGACGCCGGGCTGCTCAACTTCCGCAAGGTCTCCGACGCCCTCGGCAAGACCCCCTGGTACCTGCGGCTGCTGCGCGACGAGGGCGCCGCCGCCGAGAACCTCGCCCGGGTGCTGTCCGCCGGCCGGCTCGCCCCCGACCTGCTGATGCGCGCCCCCGAGGCGGTGGCCCTGCTCGGCGACGGCGACGGGGGGCTCCGGCCGCGCTCCCGCGCCCATCTGGAGCAGGAGATGCTGGCCGCCGTGCGCCGCGCGGACAACGCCGTCCAGGGCGTCACGGCCGCCCGCGGGGTCCGCCGCCGCGAGCTGTTCCGCACGTCCGCCGCCGACATCGTCGGCTCCTACGGCACCGAGTCACAGCCCGCCGAGGCCGACCAGGGCGCCCTGGTGGACCTGGTGGGCGGCGCGGTGTCCGACCTGACGGCCGCCACCCTCGCCGGCACCCTGCGGGCCGTGGTCCGCGAGGGCTGGGGGGACACGCTCCCCACCCGGTTCGCGATCATCGGCATGGGCCGCTTCGGCGGACACGAGCTGGGCTACGGCTCCGACGCGGACGTCCTGTTCGTCCACGAACCGCGCGACGGGGTGGACGAGCGGGAGGCGGCCGAGGCGGCGGGCAAGGTGGTCGCCGAGATGCGCAGGCTGCTCCAGATCCCCAGCGCGGACCCGCCCCTGCTCATCGACGCCGACCTGCGCCCGGAGGGCAAGTCGGGGCCGCTGGTGCGCACGCTCAAGTCGTACGAGGCGTACTACCGCCGCTGGTCGCTGGTGTGGGAGCGGCACGCGCTGCTGCGCGCCGAGCACGTCGCCGGGGACGAGGAACTGGGCCGCCGCTTCACCGAGCTGATCGACCCGCTGCGCTACCCGGCCGACGGGCTGGACGAGGAGGCGATCCGCGAGATCCGGCGGCTGAAGGCCCGGATGGAGTCCGAGCGGCTGCCCCGCGGCGCCGACCCCAAGCTGCACGCCAAGCTGGGGCCGGGCGGGCTGTCCGACGTGGAGTGGACCGTGCAGCTGCTCCAGCTGCGGCACGGCGCCGGGGAGCCGGGCCTGCGCACCACGCGCACCCGGGAGGCGCTGGCCGCCGCCCGCGCGGCCGGGCTGATCTCCGAGGAGGACACCGCCGTCCTCGACGAGGCCTGGGTGCTGGCGAGCCGCGTGCGCAACGCGGTGATGCTGGTCAGGGGCCGCGCCGGGGACACCTTCCCCACGGTGCCCCGGGAACTGAGCGCCGTCGGCCGCTACCTGGGCTACGGCCCCGGCCACGCGGGCGACATGCTCGACGCGTACCGGCGCACGGCACGACGGGCGCGGGGCGTGGTGGAGGAGCTGTTCTACGGAGGGGCCTGA
- a CDS encoding phosphatase PAP2 family protein: protein MGDSTVTTLEGRQQAAALPVAEETGKGRLRRLRTPRRPRLWFEILLIAVSYWTYSLVRNAVPEQRAEALRNADWIWRLEGQLGLAFEQSVNHAVNSVTWLIVGMNYYYATLHFVVTLGVLVWLYRSHPGRYAASRLVLFTTTGAALAGYYLYPLAPPRLMNGEHFIDTVMVHQTWGSMASGDLKHMSNQYAAMPSMHIGWSVWCGLTIFALASVPWARVLGLLYPAVTLVVIVATANHFWLDAVGGLVCLAFGYGIALAWYGRWPYSLPRLVPERGKPEPRRITLPKQG from the coding sequence ATGGGTGACTCGACCGTGACCACGCTGGAAGGCCGGCAACAGGCCGCAGCGCTCCCCGTCGCGGAGGAGACGGGGAAGGGTCGCCTGCGCCGACTGCGCACCCCCCGCCGGCCCCGGTTGTGGTTCGAGATCCTGCTGATCGCGGTGAGCTACTGGACGTACTCGCTCGTCCGCAACGCCGTGCCCGAACAGCGCGCCGAGGCCCTGCGCAACGCCGACTGGATCTGGCGGCTGGAGGGACAACTCGGCCTCGCCTTCGAGCAGTCCGTCAACCACGCCGTCAACTCGGTGACTTGGCTCATCGTCGGCATGAACTACTACTACGCCACCTTGCACTTCGTGGTGACGCTGGGTGTCCTGGTGTGGCTCTACCGTAGTCATCCGGGCCGCTACGCGGCGTCCCGGCTGGTCCTGTTCACCACCACGGGCGCCGCCCTGGCCGGCTACTACCTGTATCCGCTGGCCCCGCCCCGGCTGATGAACGGCGAGCACTTCATCGACACCGTCATGGTCCACCAGACCTGGGGTTCGATGGCCTCCGGCGATCTGAAGCACATGTCCAACCAGTACGCCGCGATGCCGTCGATGCACATCGGCTGGTCGGTGTGGTGCGGGCTGACGATCTTCGCGCTGGCGAGCGTCCCGTGGGCGCGGGTGCTGGGACTGCTGTACCCGGCGGTGACGCTGGTGGTCATCGTCGCCACCGCCAACCACTTCTGGCTGGACGCGGTGGGCGGCCTCGTCTGCCTGGCCTTCGGCTACGGGATCGCCCTGGCCTGGTACGGCCGGTGGCCGTACTCCCTGCCGAGGCTGGTGCCCGAGCGCGGGAAACCCGAGCCCCGCCGGATCACGCTGCCCAAACAGGGCTGA
- a CDS encoding LacI family DNA-binding transcriptional regulator has product MTTRLADIAAQAGVSEATVSRVLNGKPGVAATTRQSVLAALDVLGYERPVRLRQRSEGLVGLITPELENPIFPALAQVIGQALTRQGYTPVLATQTPGGSTEDELTEMLVDRGVAGIIYVSGLHADTTADMQRYERLRAQGVPFVLVDGFSPKVQAPFISPDDRAAMALAVTHLASLGHTRIGLALGPKRFVPVQRKIEGFVRAVQEQLGLSAETAETELVQHSLYTLEGGQAAATALMDRDCTAVVCASDMMALGAIRAARQRGLDVPKDISVVGFDDSPLIAFTDPPLTTVRKPVPAMGQAAVRTLLEEIGGTPAPHSEFVFMPELVVRGSTASAPGDRGRP; this is encoded by the coding sequence GTGACCACACGCCTTGCCGATATCGCTGCCCAGGCGGGGGTGAGCGAGGCGACCGTCAGCCGGGTCCTCAACGGCAAGCCTGGCGTCGCCGCCACCACCCGGCAGTCCGTGCTCGCCGCCCTCGACGTCCTCGGCTACGAGCGCCCGGTGCGGCTGCGGCAGCGCAGCGAGGGCCTGGTCGGGCTGATCACCCCGGAGCTGGAGAACCCGATCTTCCCGGCGCTGGCCCAGGTCATCGGGCAGGCGCTGACCCGCCAGGGCTACACGCCGGTGCTCGCCACCCAGACCCCGGGCGGGTCGACGGAGGACGAGCTCACCGAGATGCTCGTGGACCGCGGGGTGGCCGGCATCATCTACGTCTCCGGACTGCACGCGGACACCACCGCCGACATGCAGCGCTACGAGCGACTGCGGGCGCAGGGCGTGCCGTTCGTGCTCGTGGACGGTTTCTCGCCGAAGGTGCAGGCGCCGTTCATCTCCCCCGACGACCGGGCGGCGATGGCGCTCGCGGTGACCCACCTCGCCTCCCTCGGGCACACCCGCATCGGGCTGGCGCTCGGGCCGAAGCGGTTCGTGCCGGTGCAGCGGAAGATAGAGGGCTTCGTCCGCGCCGTGCAGGAGCAACTGGGCCTGAGCGCCGAGACGGCCGAGACCGAGCTGGTCCAGCACTCGCTGTACACGCTGGAGGGCGGCCAGGCCGCCGCCACCGCGCTCATGGACCGCGACTGCACGGCGGTGGTGTGCGCGAGCGACATGATGGCGCTGGGCGCGATACGCGCGGCCCGGCAGCGCGGTCTGGACGTGCCGAAGGACATCTCGGTGGTGGGCTTCGACGACTCCCCGCTGATCGCCTTCACCGACCCGCCGCTGACCACCGTCCGCAAGCCGGTCCCCGCGATGGGCCAGGCCGCGGTGCGCACGCTGCTGGAGGAGATCGGCGGAACGCCCGCCCCGCACAGCGAGTTCGTGTTCATGCCGGAACTGGTGGTGCGCGGTTCGACCGCTTCCGCCCCCGGGGACCGGGGTCGTCCCTAG
- a CDS encoding extracellular solute-binding protein: protein MRRGIAATALVASLALAATACGGDSDSGDKAGGPVTITWWDTSNATNEAPTYQALVKEFEAANKDIKVKFVNVPFDQAQNKFDTAAGSKGAPDVLRSEVGWTPAFAKKGFFLPLDGTEALAEQDKFKSNLLEQAKYEGKTYGVPFTTDTLAFVYNKELFEKAGVEAPKTWDDLKKAAATVKDKTGVDGYWGSTAGYYAQPFLYGEGTDMVDADAKKVTVKSPEAEKAYGTWLSLFKGKGLHKADVTADAYAHIQDAFVNGKVASIIQGPWEITNFYKGSAFKDKNNLGIATVPAGSTGKAGAPTGGHNLSVYAGSTKEKQEAALKFVNFMTSAKAQETIALKNSTLPTRDDAYTDKVKADPGIAGYQTVLSAAQPRPALPEYSSLWGPMDDELPQIAGGKESLDKGLGDAETAIAKLVPDFSK from the coding sequence ATGCGGCGTGGCATAGCGGCCACCGCGCTGGTGGCGTCCCTCGCCCTCGCGGCGACGGCCTGCGGCGGAGACAGCGACAGCGGCGACAAGGCCGGCGGCCCGGTCACCATCACCTGGTGGGACACCTCCAACGCGACCAACGAGGCGCCGACGTACCAGGCGCTGGTCAAGGAGTTCGAGGCGGCCAACAAGGACATCAAGGTCAAGTTCGTCAACGTCCCCTTCGACCAGGCGCAGAACAAGTTCGACACCGCCGCCGGTTCCAAGGGCGCCCCCGACGTGCTGCGCTCCGAGGTCGGCTGGACCCCCGCCTTCGCCAAGAAGGGCTTCTTCCTGCCGCTGGACGGCACCGAGGCCCTCGCCGAGCAGGACAAGTTCAAGTCCAACCTGCTCGAGCAGGCCAAGTACGAGGGCAAGACCTACGGCGTCCCGTTCACCACGGACACCCTCGCCTTCGTGTACAACAAGGAACTGTTCGAGAAGGCCGGCGTCGAGGCCCCCAAGACCTGGGACGACCTGAAGAAGGCCGCCGCCACCGTCAAGGACAAGACCGGCGTCGACGGCTACTGGGGCTCCACCGCGGGTTACTACGCCCAGCCGTTCCTGTACGGCGAAGGCACCGACATGGTCGACGCCGACGCCAAGAAGGTCACCGTCAAGTCGCCCGAGGCCGAGAAGGCGTACGGCACCTGGCTGTCCCTCTTCAAGGGCAAGGGCCTGCACAAGGCGGACGTCACCGCCGACGCCTACGCCCACATCCAGGACGCGTTCGTCAACGGCAAGGTCGCCTCGATCATCCAGGGCCCGTGGGAGATCACGAACTTCTACAAGGGCTCCGCGTTCAAGGACAAGAACAACCTCGGCATCGCCACCGTCCCGGCCGGCTCGACCGGCAAGGCGGGCGCCCCGACCGGCGGCCACAACCTCTCGGTCTACGCCGGCTCCACCAAGGAGAAGCAGGAGGCCGCGCTGAAGTTCGTGAACTTCATGACCTCCGCCAAGGCGCAGGAGACCATCGCGCTGAAGAACTCCACGCTGCCCACGCGTGACGACGCCTACACCGACAAGGTCAAGGCCGACCCGGGCATCGCGGGCTACCAGACGGTCCTCTCGGCCGCCCAGCCGCGCCCGGCGCTGCCCGAGTACAGCTCGCTGTGGGGTCCGATGGACGACGAGCTGCCGCAGATCGCCGGTGGCAAGGAGTCCCTGGACAAGGGCCTCGGTGACGCGGAGACCGCGATCGCCAAGCTGGTGCCGGACTTCAGCAAGTAA
- a CDS encoding carbohydrate ABC transporter permease → MTVAIDRATGKRRGDRAPRPGPGSRLKRGYQKYWYAYAMIAPVALVLGVIVLYPLAYGFYLTLTDADSLNSARTIGVNEIEATYKFIGIDNYADILWGETAYDRFWSKFIWTIVWTAACVALHYGIGLGLALLLNQKLRGRTLYRLVLILPWAVPTFVTVFGWRFMLADAGIINSALDFLGLPTPAWLEDSFWQRFAAIMVNTWCGVPFMMISLLGGLQSIDASLYEAAEMDGATAWQRFRHVTLPGLRSVSSTVVLLGIIWTFNQFAVIFLLFGNTAPDAQILVTWAYQLGFGQQPREFAESAAYGMLLLAILVVFTSFYRRWLNRNEQQLAI, encoded by the coding sequence ATGACAGTCGCCATCGACCGCGCGACCGGCAAGCGCCGCGGTGACCGCGCGCCCCGCCCCGGGCCGGGCAGCCGCCTGAAGCGCGGATACCAGAAGTACTGGTACGCCTACGCCATGATCGCGCCGGTGGCGCTCGTGCTCGGCGTCATCGTGCTGTACCCCCTGGCCTACGGCTTCTACCTCACGCTCACCGACGCCGACAGCCTCAACTCGGCCCGCACCATCGGCGTCAACGAGATCGAGGCCACCTACAAGTTCATCGGCATCGACAACTACGCCGACATCCTGTGGGGCGAGACGGCCTACGACCGCTTCTGGTCCAAGTTCATCTGGACGATCGTGTGGACGGCGGCCTGTGTCGCCCTGCACTACGGCATCGGCCTGGGCCTGGCCCTGCTGCTCAACCAGAAGCTGCGCGGCCGCACCCTCTACCGGCTGGTCCTCATCCTGCCGTGGGCCGTGCCCACCTTCGTCACCGTCTTCGGCTGGCGCTTCATGCTCGCCGACGCCGGCATCATCAACTCCGCCCTGGACTTCCTCGGCCTGCCGACGCCGGCCTGGCTGGAGGACAGCTTCTGGCAGCGGTTCGCCGCGATCATGGTGAACACCTGGTGCGGTGTGCCGTTCATGATGATCTCCCTGCTCGGCGGACTGCAGTCCATCGACGCCAGCCTGTACGAGGCGGCCGAGATGGACGGCGCCACCGCCTGGCAGCGGTTCCGCCACGTCACCCTGCCCGGCCTGCGCTCGGTCAGCTCCACCGTGGTCCTGCTCGGCATCATCTGGACCTTCAACCAGTTCGCGGTCATCTTCCTGCTGTTCGGCAACACCGCCCCGGACGCCCAGATCCTCGTGACCTGGGCCTACCAGCTGGGCTTCGGACAGCAGCCGCGCGAATTCGCCGAGTCCGCGGCCTACGGCATGCTGCTGCTGGCCATCCTGGTCGTCTTCACCTCCTTCTACCGCCGCTGGCTGAACCGCAATGAGCAGCAGCTCGCGATCTGA
- a CDS encoding type II toxin-antitoxin system VapC family toxin, which produces MIAIADTSGILALFNRSDPDHHAAGKAADQCGFLVASPLALTEVHQVATSRAGRGAADSILRSLTERVRRTRLVLAPPTPEIMDAALTVRARYASLDLDLVDAVNVALAAEYDTDAVLTRDLRDFRALRPLGGRHSCFRVLPDDL; this is translated from the coding sequence GTGATCGCCATCGCCGACACCTCCGGCATCCTCGCCCTGTTCAACCGCTCGGACCCTGATCACCACGCGGCCGGAAAGGCCGCGGACCAGTGCGGCTTCCTCGTCGCGAGCCCGCTCGCGCTCACCGAGGTGCACCAGGTGGCCACCAGCCGCGCCGGACGCGGCGCGGCAGACAGCATCCTTCGCTCCCTCACCGAGCGCGTACGGAGGACACGGCTGGTCCTGGCCCCGCCGACGCCGGAGATCATGGACGCGGCGTTGACCGTCCGGGCGCGCTACGCGTCACTGGACCTGGACCTGGTGGACGCGGTCAACGTCGCTCTCGCCGCCGAATACGACACGGACGCCGTCCTCACCAGGGATCTCCGGGATTTCCGCGCCCTGCGCCCGCTGGGCGGTCGCCATAGCTGCTTCCGCGTCCTCCCCGACGACCTCTGA
- a CDS encoding glycoside hydrolase family 13 protein — MSQQHSAAPAPTPTTDAAVATVARRADWWRDAVIYQVYPRSFADSNGDGMGDLEGIRSRLPYLRDLGVDAVWLSPFYASPQADAGYDVADYRAVDPMFGTLLDADALIRDARGLGLRIIVDLVPNHSSDQHEWFKRALAEGPGSPSRDRYHFRPGKGADGELPPNDWESIFGGPAWTRVTEPDGTPGEWYLHLFAPEQPDFNWEHPAVGDEFRSILRFWLDMGVDGFRIDVAHGMVKAEGLPDLGGHEQLKLLGNDVMPFFDQDGVHDIYRQWRLILDEYSGERIFVAEAWTPTVERTANYVRPDELHQAFNFQYLGTHWDAEELRAVIDRTLDAMRPVGAPATWVLSNHDVTRHATRFANPAGLGTQIRLAGDRELGLRRARAATLLMLALPGSAYVYQGEELGLPDVVDLPDEVRQDPAYFRGAGQDGFRDGCRVPIPWTREGSSYGFGDGGSWLPQPAGWGELSVEAQTGDPGSTLELYRSALAVRRERPELGAGDAVEWLRAPEGVLAFRRGEFVCVANTTGESVSTPAYGRVLIASGEVEETAGEAKVPADTTVWWTTG, encoded by the coding sequence ATGAGCCAGCAGCACTCCGCCGCCCCGGCCCCGACCCCCACGACCGACGCGGCCGTCGCCACCGTCGCACGGCGCGCCGACTGGTGGCGGGACGCGGTGATCTACCAGGTGTACCCGCGCAGCTTCGCCGACAGCAACGGCGACGGCATGGGCGACCTGGAAGGCATCCGCTCCCGCCTGCCGTACCTGCGCGACCTCGGTGTGGACGCCGTGTGGCTCAGCCCCTTCTACGCCTCGCCGCAGGCCGACGCCGGCTACGACGTCGCCGACTACCGCGCCGTCGACCCCATGTTCGGCACCCTGCTCGACGCCGACGCGCTGATCCGCGACGCCCGCGGACTGGGCCTGCGGATCATCGTCGACCTGGTGCCCAACCACTCCTCCGACCAGCACGAGTGGTTCAAGCGCGCCCTCGCCGAGGGCCCCGGCTCCCCGTCGCGGGACCGCTACCACTTCCGGCCCGGCAAGGGCGCCGACGGCGAACTGCCGCCCAACGACTGGGAGTCGATCTTCGGCGGCCCGGCCTGGACCCGGGTGACCGAGCCCGACGGCACGCCCGGCGAGTGGTACCTGCACCTCTTCGCGCCCGAGCAGCCGGACTTCAACTGGGAGCACCCGGCGGTCGGCGACGAGTTCCGCTCCATCCTCCGCTTCTGGCTGGACATGGGCGTGGACGGCTTCCGCATCGACGTCGCCCACGGCATGGTGAAGGCCGAGGGCCTGCCCGACCTCGGCGGCCACGAGCAGCTGAAGCTGCTGGGCAACGATGTCATGCCGTTCTTCGACCAGGACGGCGTCCACGACATCTACCGGCAGTGGCGCCTGATCCTGGACGAGTACTCCGGCGAGCGCATCTTCGTCGCCGAGGCATGGACTCCGACCGTCGAGCGCACCGCAAACTACGTGCGCCCCGACGAGCTGCACCAGGCGTTCAACTTCCAGTACCTGGGCACCCACTGGGACGCCGAGGAGCTGCGCGCGGTCATCGACCGCACCCTGGACGCCATGCGCCCGGTCGGCGCCCCCGCCACCTGGGTGCTGTCCAACCACGACGTCACCCGGCACGCCACCCGCTTCGCCAACCCGGCGGGCCTCGGCACCCAGATCCGGCTGGCCGGCGACCGTGAACTCGGCCTGCGCCGGGCCCGGGCGGCGACGCTGCTGATGCTGGCGCTGCCCGGTTCGGCCTACGTCTACCAGGGCGAGGAGCTCGGTCTGCCCGACGTCGTGGACCTGCCGGACGAGGTGCGTCAGGACCCGGCGTACTTCAGGGGCGCCGGACAGGACGGCTTCCGCGACGGCTGCCGGGTGCCGATCCCGTGGACCCGCGAGGGCTCGTCGTACGGCTTCGGCGACGGCGGCAGCTGGCTGCCGCAGCCGGCGGGCTGGGGCGAGCTGAGCGTCGAGGCGCAGACCGGCGACCCCGGCTCCACCCTGGAGCTGTACCGGTCCGCGCTCGCCGTCCGCCGGGAGCGCCCGGAGCTGGGCGCGGGCGACGCGGTGGAGTGGCTGCGGGCGCCGGAGGGCGTACTGGCCTTCCGCCGCGGCGAGTTCGTGTGCGTCGCCAACACCACGGGGGAGTCGGTGAGCACCCCGGCGTACGGGCGGGTGCTGATCGCCAGCGGTGAGGTGGAGGAGACGGCCGGCGAGGCGAAGGTCCCGGCGGACACCACGGTGTGGTGGACCACGGGCTGA